A window from Thermovirga sp. encodes these proteins:
- a CDS encoding dinitrogenase iron-molybdenum cofactor, which produces MRIAVAFENGNVSLHFGHAPVFRIFETDDKNIVGHQDHPNPGHAPGVIPRWLSDLKVDVIIAGGMGPRAEDLFKEAGIRPVIGARGNADEVAKAFLDGTLQCGDSACGHVTGEGHGEHTITDA; this is translated from the coding sequence ATGAGAATAGCCGTAGCTTTCGAAAACGGTAATGTCAGCCTCCACTTCGGGCATGCCCCGGTATTCAGGATCTTCGAGACCGACGACAAGAATATCGTCGGCCACCAGGATCATCCAAACCCCGGGCATGCGCCGGGAGTCATCCCCCGATGGCTTTCAGATCTGAAAGTGGATGTAATTATCGCCGGCGGGATGGGCCCCAGGGCCGAGGATCTATTCAAGGAGGCGGGCATCAGGCCGGTGATAGGAGCCAGGGGCAATGCCGACGAAGTGGCGAAGGCCTTCCTCGACGGCACGCTCCAGTGCGGGGATAGCGCCTGTGGCCATGTGACCGGTGAAGGCCACGGGGAACACACCATCACTGATGCCTGA
- a CDS encoding DUF5320 domain-containing protein translates to MPGWDGRGPWFGSGPGTGWGMGPCGAGYRRGRGFRRGAGFGRGFGRGWFGQWGYGPYAAPWGGAYPAMDPVDEKQALQEELSALEAEMKVVKDRLDSIEKEA, encoded by the coding sequence ATGCCCGGTTGGGATGGAAGAGGCCCTTGGTTCGGCAGCGGACCCGGCACGGGATGGGGTATGGGCCCCTGTGGCGCCGGATACCGCCGCGGGCGTGGTTTCCGCCGTGGAGCAGGGTTTGGAAGAGGCTTCGGAAGAGGCTGGTTCGGCCAGTGGGGTTACGGGCCTTATGCAGCCCCTTGGGGCGGAGCGTACCCGGCGATGGACCCCGTTGACGAGAAACAGGCTCTCCAGGAAGAGCTCAGCGCCCTGGAAGCAGAGATGAAGGTAGTAAAAGATCGGCTCGACAGCATCGAAAAGGAAGCCTGA